A single window of Achromobacter xylosoxidans DNA harbors:
- a CDS encoding sulfurtransferase, with translation MTMTLISVADLATHLGAADVRVFDVRHDLTNHAAGREAYAAGHIPGARYLDHETELAAARNGKNGRHPLPDRGQFGALMAAHGVTPETLVVAYDASGGMYAAHLWWMLRWLGHDRVAVLDGGWQAWQAAGLPTSTEAAAPVQASAPVTPAAPLVGSVDAQAVLDNIARPGFTVIDARAANRYRGEVEPMDPVAGHIPGALNRPNGQNLQADGRFKDAAQLRQEFTALLDGRDPAAIVHQCGSGITACHNLLSMEIAGLAGSRLYPGSWSEWCSDPSRPVAKGE, from the coding sequence TCGACGTGCGCCACGACCTGACCAACCACGCGGCCGGCCGTGAGGCCTATGCCGCCGGCCATATTCCCGGCGCCCGCTACCTCGACCACGAAACCGAGCTGGCCGCCGCCCGGAACGGCAAGAACGGCCGCCATCCGCTGCCCGACCGCGGCCAGTTCGGCGCGTTGATGGCGGCGCACGGCGTCACGCCTGAAACCCTGGTGGTGGCCTATGACGCCAGCGGCGGCATGTACGCCGCGCACCTGTGGTGGATGCTGCGCTGGCTGGGCCACGACCGGGTCGCCGTGCTCGACGGCGGCTGGCAGGCCTGGCAGGCGGCCGGGCTGCCCACTTCCACCGAGGCGGCCGCGCCGGTGCAGGCGAGTGCGCCGGTGACGCCGGCGGCGCCGCTCGTGGGCAGCGTGGATGCGCAGGCGGTGCTGGACAACATCGCCCGGCCCGGATTCACCGTGATCGACGCGCGCGCCGCCAACCGCTATCGCGGCGAGGTTGAGCCGATGGATCCGGTGGCCGGCCACATCCCTGGCGCGTTGAATCGTCCGAACGGCCAGAACCTGCAGGCCGACGGCCGCTTCAAGGACGCGGCGCAGTTGCGCCAGGAATTCACCGCCTTGCTGGATGGCCGCGACCCTGCGGCCATCGTGCACCAGTGCGGTTCGGGTATCACCGCCTGCCACAACCTGCTGTCGATGGAAATCGCCGGCCTGGCCGGCTCGCGCCTTTATCCGGGCTCGTGGAGCGAGTGGTGCAGCGATCCGTCCCGGCCGGTGGCCAAGGGCGAGTGA